From one Streptomyces sp. Q6 genomic stretch:
- a CDS encoding helix-turn-helix domain-containing protein: MASDGGHDDTRGTELRELLSARRQALGLTGDQTARAVGLSARQYAALESGAPHGTGLGLERLKSVADGLGLTGAARETFLLLAAEPGVCAHDLVERRRPTVEELAHIDLMDPNAALITDHAWNVLAANAAVARLFADPERSPRHDRNLVLWLLTAEAEQRFADIGQVRADAVARVRAAIGRIPADAALRALAERITADPLGAGLWRSRAVRLPSDACTRRLRHPVYGEASILVTTSRLPGGLQLYVHHAAHLIGGTVSL; this comes from the coding sequence ATGGCATCCGACGGGGGCCACGACGACACCCGCGGCACCGAGCTGCGGGAGCTGCTGAGCGCGCGCAGACAGGCGCTCGGTCTGACCGGGGACCAGACGGCACGGGCCGTCGGCCTGTCCGCGCGGCAGTACGCGGCGCTGGAGAGCGGCGCGCCGCACGGCACGGGCCTCGGCCTGGAGCGGCTGAAGTCCGTGGCCGACGGGCTCGGTCTGACCGGTGCGGCGCGCGAGACGTTCCTGCTGCTCGCGGCGGAGCCGGGCGTCTGCGCGCACGACCTCGTCGAGCGGCGCAGGCCGACCGTCGAGGAGCTCGCGCACATCGACCTGATGGACCCGAACGCGGCGCTGATCACGGACCACGCGTGGAACGTGCTGGCGGCGAACGCCGCGGTGGCGCGGCTCTTCGCCGACCCCGAGCGGTCCCCGCGCCACGACCGCAACCTCGTGCTGTGGCTGCTCACCGCGGAGGCGGAGCAGCGGTTCGCCGACATCGGCCAGGTCCGTGCCGACGCCGTCGCGCGGGTGCGCGCGGCGATCGGCCGGATCCCCGCCGACGCCGCGCTGCGCGCCCTCGCCGAGCGGATCACCGCCGATCCGCTCGGCGCGGGGCTGTGGCGGAGCCGGGCGGTCCGGCTGCCGTCCGACGCGTGCACGCGCCGGCTGCGTCACCCCGTCTACGGGGAGGCCTCGATCCTGGTGACGACCTCCCGGCTGCCCGGTGGGCTGCAGCTGTACGTGCACCACGCGGCGCACCTCATCGGAGGAACCGTTTCTCTCTGA
- a CDS encoding sugar ABC transporter permease, which produces MTSTYVKDARPAVAEEPQRDLGNRRPLARRVTDWLTAVSFTLPALILFGALVLAPIMYAVYVSLFNWGGFGSPTDYTGLDNYSRLIKDPVFLGDLWRGLLLVGFSILVQLPFALAMAVLLNQKLRGRALYRMLFFAPYVLSEVITGVLFSMIFAPDAGLADKVLGAVGLDGLGGLWFADQSTVMPTLFLVMTWKYFGFHMMLYLAGLQGIPAELHEAARIDGANAWERFRYITLPLLGPTVRISAFLSVIGAIQLFDLVWVTSQGGPDHASETMAITLFQYGFKRYQIGYASALSIALFLISLVFALAYQRFVLRRDTEGALTNMRATR; this is translated from the coding sequence ATGACTTCGACCTACGTAAAGGACGCGCGGCCCGCCGTCGCCGAGGAGCCGCAGCGCGACCTCGGCAACCGGCGGCCGCTCGCCCGCCGCGTCACCGACTGGCTGACCGCCGTCTCCTTCACCCTGCCCGCCCTGATCCTGTTCGGCGCGCTCGTCCTCGCCCCGATCATGTACGCGGTGTACGTGAGCCTCTTCAACTGGGGCGGCTTCGGGTCCCCCACGGACTACACGGGCCTCGACAACTACAGCCGCCTGATCAAGGACCCGGTCTTCCTCGGCGACCTGTGGCGCGGCCTGCTCCTCGTCGGCTTCTCCATCCTGGTGCAGCTGCCGTTCGCGCTCGCCATGGCCGTCCTGCTGAACCAGAAGCTGCGCGGCCGGGCCCTCTACCGGATGCTGTTCTTCGCCCCGTACGTCCTGTCCGAGGTGATCACCGGCGTCCTGTTCTCCATGATCTTCGCGCCGGACGCCGGCCTCGCCGACAAGGTGCTCGGCGCGGTCGGCCTCGACGGCCTCGGCGGGCTCTGGTTCGCCGACCAGTCGACGGTCATGCCGACCCTGTTCCTCGTCATGACGTGGAAGTACTTCGGGTTCCACATGATGCTGTACCTGGCGGGACTCCAGGGCATCCCGGCCGAACTGCACGAGGCCGCCCGCATCGACGGCGCGAACGCCTGGGAGCGCTTCCGGTACATCACCCTGCCGCTGCTCGGACCCACGGTGCGGATCAGCGCGTTCCTGTCGGTCATCGGCGCCATCCAGCTCTTCGACCTGGTGTGGGTGACCTCGCAGGGCGGTCCCGACCACGCCTCCGAGACGATGGCCATCACCCTGTTCCAGTACGGCTTCAAGCGCTACCAGATCGGCTACGCCAGCGCGCTCAGCATCGCGCTGTTCCTCATCAGCCTCGTCTTCGCCCTCGCCTACCAGCGCTTCGTGCTGCGTCGCGACACCGAAGGAGCCCTCACGAACATGCGAGCCACCCGATGA
- a CDS encoding LacI family DNA-binding transcriptional regulator, which translates to MARDGGKGKAATQSADGPGKVTITEIAREAGVSVPTVSRVVNGRSDVSPATRARVEDLLHRHGYQRRPPAPGDRAALLDLVFNDLDSPWAVEIIRGVEEVAHEAGVGTVVSAIHDRAGAARQWMTNLRARASDGVILVTSVLEPGLHEELRRLGVPLVVIDPAGSPATEATTVGATNWAGGMAATEHLLALGHRRIGFIEGPPRLLCSRARLDGYRAALDVAGVPVEDELIVPGDFYHESGFTGCNALLDLAAPPTAVFASSDQMALGAIEALRRRGLRVPEDMSVVGFDDLPEVRWSAPPLTTVRQPLADMGKLAARSVLDLTRSVAPASPRVELATELVVRASTAAPRDV; encoded by the coding sequence GTGGCCCGCGACGGCGGCAAGGGCAAGGCAGCCACGCAGAGCGCGGACGGGCCGGGCAAGGTGACGATCACCGAGATCGCGCGGGAGGCCGGGGTCTCGGTCCCGACGGTCTCGCGGGTCGTGAACGGGCGCTCCGACGTGTCACCGGCCACCCGGGCCCGGGTGGAGGACCTGCTGCACCGGCACGGATACCAGCGGCGCCCGCCCGCGCCCGGCGACCGGGCGGCCCTGCTCGACCTGGTCTTCAACGATCTGGACAGCCCCTGGGCCGTGGAGATCATCCGCGGTGTCGAGGAGGTCGCGCACGAGGCCGGCGTGGGCACCGTGGTCTCCGCGATCCACGACCGGGCGGGCGCCGCGCGACAGTGGATGACCAATCTGCGGGCTCGCGCCTCCGACGGCGTGATCCTGGTGACGTCGGTGCTCGAACCCGGTCTGCACGAGGAACTGCGGCGCCTCGGCGTGCCGTTGGTGGTGATCGACCCGGCGGGCTCACCCGCCACCGAGGCGACGACCGTGGGCGCCACCAACTGGGCGGGCGGGATGGCGGCGACCGAGCATCTCCTCGCGCTCGGCCATCGCCGGATCGGGTTCATCGAGGGGCCGCCCCGGCTGCTGTGCTCGCGGGCCAGGCTCGACGGCTACCGGGCCGCCCTCGACGTGGCGGGCGTCCCCGTCGAGGACGAGCTGATCGTGCCCGGCGACTTCTACCACGAGTCGGGATTCACCGGCTGCAACGCGCTGTTGGACCTGGCCGCACCGCCCACCGCCGTCTTCGCCTCCAGTGACCAGATGGCCCTGGGCGCGATCGAGGCGCTGCGCCGGCGCGGCCTGCGGGTGCCCGAGGACATGAGCGTCGTCGGCTTCGACGACCTGCCCGAGGTGCGCTGGTCCGCGCCGCCGCTCACCACGGTCCGCCAGCCGCTCGCGGACATGGGCAAGCTGGCCGCCCGCTCCGTCCTCGATCTCACCCGCTCGGTCGCGCCCGCGTCGCCGCGGGTCGAGCTGGCGACGGAACTCGTGGTCAGGGCCAGTACGGCGGCTCCGCGCGACGTCTAG
- a CDS encoding extracellular solute-binding protein, translating into MSASDFSRRRFLGAASAAGLGAAALTACGGSDSGSGKDSSGRTVIEWWNIQTTEPSKTIWPERAKAFEAKNPDVRIKLVTLENDAYKSKMTALTSSGKLPDIYHTWGGGVLQQQIDAGLVEDLTTSMEPMAGTLVPASVKAYQFDSKTYAMPFDIGAVGFWYNKALFKKAGISAPPTTWDDYLDTVKKLKSAGVTPIALAGKEKWPGMYFWSYLSMRIAGVDGMQKAADAKDFTGDDFVKAGEHLKELVALKPFQKGFLGAAYSTPNGEAATMGNGKAAMELMGQWAPVVQADAGKGIGKDLGFFSFPSVAGGKGQLTDVFGGGGGYAVRKGAPKAAVDFLKFFMTAESDRILVSKANMIPVVKDAASALTDPNLTAVSDMLGKSTGFQLYLDQAYPPAVGQEVNDSVAALIAGSKSPEQVARSVTQVAKSQ; encoded by the coding sequence ATGTCAGCCTCCGATTTCTCCCGCCGTCGATTCCTCGGCGCCGCCTCGGCGGCCGGTCTCGGCGCCGCAGCGCTCACCGCGTGCGGCGGCTCCGACTCCGGCAGTGGGAAGGACAGTTCCGGCCGGACCGTCATCGAATGGTGGAACATCCAGACCACGGAGCCGTCGAAGACCATCTGGCCGGAGCGGGCGAAGGCGTTCGAGGCCAAGAACCCCGATGTGCGCATCAAGCTCGTGACGCTGGAGAACGACGCCTACAAGTCCAAGATGACGGCGCTCACCAGCTCCGGAAAACTTCCGGACATCTACCACACCTGGGGTGGCGGAGTCCTCCAGCAGCAGATCGACGCGGGCCTCGTCGAGGACCTCACCACGTCCATGGAGCCGATGGCCGGCACCCTCGTCCCCGCGTCGGTCAAGGCCTACCAGTTCGACAGCAAGACGTACGCGATGCCCTTCGACATCGGCGCCGTCGGCTTCTGGTACAACAAGGCGCTCTTCAAGAAGGCCGGGATCAGCGCCCCGCCGACCACCTGGGACGACTACCTCGACACGGTCAAGAAGCTGAAGTCCGCGGGCGTCACCCCGATCGCCCTCGCGGGCAAGGAGAAGTGGCCCGGCATGTACTTCTGGTCCTACCTGTCGATGCGGATCGCCGGCGTCGACGGCATGCAGAAGGCCGCCGACGCCAAGGACTTCACCGGCGACGACTTCGTCAAGGCGGGTGAGCACCTCAAGGAGCTCGTCGCGCTCAAGCCGTTCCAGAAGGGCTTCCTCGGCGCCGCCTACTCCACCCCCAACGGAGAGGCCGCCACCATGGGCAACGGCAAGGCCGCCATGGAACTGATGGGCCAGTGGGCGCCCGTCGTCCAGGCCGACGCGGGCAAGGGCATCGGCAAGGACCTCGGCTTCTTCTCCTTCCCCTCGGTCGCCGGCGGCAAGGGCCAACTCACCGACGTGTTCGGCGGAGGCGGCGGCTACGCCGTCCGCAAGGGCGCCCCCAAGGCGGCCGTCGACTTCCTGAAGTTCTTCATGACGGCCGAGTCCGACCGCATCCTCGTCTCCAAGGCCAACATGATCCCGGTCGTCAAGGACGCCGCGAGCGCGCTGACCGACCCGAACCTCACCGCCGTGTCCGACATGCTCGGCAAGTCCACCGGCTTCCAGCTCTACCTCGACCAGGCCTACCCGCCGGCCGTCGGCCAGGAGGTCAACGACTCCGTGGCCGCCCTCATCGCCGGATCCAAGTCGCCCGAGCAGGTGGCCCGTTCGGTGACCCAGGTCGCCAAGAGCCAGTAA
- a CDS encoding carbohydrate ABC transporter permease — translation MSAPDTVGRRRFGKVPLYVIVWLVGIVMVTPLLYALISGFKSTDQLSSNPFGLPSPWVTSNYTDILASGSFWRMLGSSTLVAIGTTLLTVGAAALAAFSLARFSYRGRELLFTLFTMGLMFPFAVAILPLFILLRTFGLLDNPWGVILPQAAFGLPITIVILRGFFRQIPGELEEAATLDGCSPFGFFWRILLPMARPALGTVSVLAVVSSWNNFLLPLLVFSNETWWTIPVGVQQFQGQYAADIARVFAYLVLAMVPALAFYAVAERQLIGGITMGATKG, via the coding sequence ATGAGCGCCCCCGACACGGTGGGCCGCCGCCGCTTCGGCAAGGTGCCCCTGTACGTGATCGTGTGGCTGGTCGGCATCGTCATGGTGACCCCGCTGCTCTACGCCCTCATCTCCGGCTTCAAGTCCACCGACCAGCTCTCCAGCAACCCCTTCGGGCTGCCCTCGCCCTGGGTGACGTCCAACTACACGGACATCCTCGCCTCGGGGTCCTTCTGGCGGATGCTCGGCTCGTCCACGCTGGTCGCCATCGGGACGACCCTGCTGACGGTGGGGGCCGCGGCCCTCGCCGCCTTCTCCCTGGCCCGGTTCTCCTACCGGGGGCGGGAACTGCTCTTCACGCTCTTCACGATGGGGCTGATGTTCCCGTTCGCGGTGGCGATCCTGCCGCTGTTCATCCTGCTGCGCACCTTCGGACTCCTCGACAACCCGTGGGGCGTCATCCTGCCGCAGGCCGCGTTCGGCCTCCCCATCACCATCGTCATCCTGCGCGGCTTCTTCCGGCAGATCCCCGGCGAACTGGAGGAGGCGGCCACCCTCGACGGCTGCTCCCCGTTCGGCTTCTTCTGGCGGATCCTGCTGCCGATGGCCCGGCCCGCCCTCGGCACCGTCTCCGTGCTCGCCGTGGTGAGCAGCTGGAACAACTTCCTGCTGCCCCTCCTGGTGTTCAGCAACGAGACGTGGTGGACGATCCCGGTCGGCGTCCAGCAGTTCCAAGGGCAGTACGCCGCCGACATCGCCCGCGTCTTCGCCTACCTCGTCCTCGCCATGGTGCCCGCCCTCGCCTTCTACGCGGTGGCCGAACGGCAGCTGATCGGCGGCATCACGATGGGCGCCACCAAGGGCTGA